Genomic DNA from Modestobacter versicolor:
TCGACCTCGGCGCTGGTGAAGTCGTAGAAGACGTCCTCGCGCCAGTAGGACCGGCTGTCGCCGCCGGGCAGCGTCGTCTTGTTGTAGACCAGGCCCTGGGACTCGATCTCGGCCTCCCAGCCGAGCCGGGCCTTGCCGTACAGGCGCCTCACGAGCCGCCGCCGCCTCCGCCGGAGCCGATGCCGCCGGAGATCCGGCTGCCCGACGCCACCCGGCCGCTGCTGGGCAGGCCGGAGCGGGACCGGGCGCTGCTGTCCGAGGGGTTCACCCGGGTCGCCGCACCGGTGTACTGGCCGGGGATGGTCTGGCCGACCGAGTACCGGTTGCCGCCGAAGCCGCCGAGCAGGAAGAAGAAGGGCACGCCGCCGACGAAGCCGCCGTTTCGCTCGGCCTCCTCGCACATGTCGTCGTCGACGACCTGGTCCTGCTCGTCGACGCAGTAGACCTCGCGGGCGTCGTTCTCGTCCTCGCCGCTGGTGCCGCAGGCGGTCAGCCAGCCCATGGCGGCGCCGGTCAGGCTGACCGTGCTGAACACGGCCTTGACCCGGTTGCTCCTCGACGTGCTCACCGTCAGCGCTCCTCACCTCACCGGCCACCAGAGGCGCGGCTGTCGCACATGCTGTCGGACCGGGGTGGCGTCTGACCACCCGGGCCCCCGTCCGATCATCCCAGGTCCTGGCCGGTGGCCGGTGGCGACGGGCGGCCGGCGGAGCGGGGCACCGATGACTTCCGCAGGGGCGGGCGGTCTGGTGGGCTGAGGGGACCCGCTGCGGTCTCGCCCGCCGGCCCGGCCGGCCCGTCCCGAGGAGTCCACCGTGCGCCACATCTTCGTCAACCTGCCGGTCACCGACCTCGCCCGCGCGAAGGCGTTCTACGGCGGCCTCGGCTTCGCCTTCAACGAGCAGTTCTCCGACGAGCGGACCGCCTCGGTGGTGATCGAGGAGAACATCGTGGTGATGCTGCTGACCCGGGACCGCTTCGCGGACTTCGTGCCCGGCACGGTCGGTGACCCCGCGCAGGCCACCTCGGTGCTCAACGGGCTGTCGGCGTCCAGCCGCGAGGAGGTCGACGAGCTCCACGCCCGGGCGATCGCCTCCGGCGGCAAGCCGTGGCAGCCCGCCCAGGACCACGGGTTCATGTACGGCACCAGCTTCACCGACCCCGACGGCAACGTCTGGGAGGCCATCTGGATGGACCCGGCCGCGGTCGCCGGCTGATCAGCGCAGCGGGATGTCCGGCTCGCCGGGCTCGCGGGGCCCGGTGAGCCGCCGCTCAGCGGCCGTGATCAGGACGTCGTCGATGCTCGCCTCCCGCCGCCGCATCAGGCCGTGCCCGTCGAACTCCCACAGCTCGTTGCCGTAGCTGCGGGTCCACTGCCCGGCCGGGTCGTGCCACTCGTACTGGAAGCGGACGGCGATCCGGTCGTCGGTGAACGCCCACAGCGACTTGCGCAGCACGTAGTCCAGCTCGCGCTCCCACTTCGCGGTCAGGAACGCGACGATCTCGGCCCGCCCGGTGACGAAGGTGTCCCGGTTCCGCCAGACCGAGTCCTCGGTGTAGGCCAGCGACACCCGTCCCGGGTCGCGGCTGTTCCAGGCGTCCTCGGCGGCCTGCACCTTCTGGGCCGCCGTCGCGGCGGTGAAGGGCGGCAGCGGCGGGCGGTCGGTCACGCGATGAACCGCCAGATGACCAGGGCGATGCCGATGCCCAGCGCCGGCCAGGCCAGCGGCTCCTTCTTCTGCACCGCCTGCACCGCGACGATCGCCGGGATGAAGGCGAAGACGATGTAGTCGGTCGTCGCCGCGATCAGCACGCAGACCAGCACCAGCCCCAGGGCGATGAGGCTGGCGGTGTTGCGCTTGACGAAGCTCTGCGGCCCTGCGGGCTCCGCCGCAGGGGTCCACGGCTGCGACCCGGTCGCGCCGGCGCCCCACTGCTGGCCGGTGGGCTGGCCGGTGGGCTGGGCGGCGCCCCACGGCTGGGCGGGAGCGGCGTCCCACGGCTGGCCGGGGGCGGCGACCGGCTGCTGCGCGGGCTGCACCTGGTCGCCCCAGGAGGCGCCGTCCCACCAGCGCTGGCCGCCGCTGCCGGCCGGGTCGGGGTACCAGCCGGCGGGGGTGGTGGTCATCGGGCGCTCCTCGTGGTCGATGGACCGCGCAACCAGTGCGGCCGGGTAGGAACGTAGGTCATCGGCCCGCACGGGGTGCGCTGACGCGGCGCCCGGGGGTCAGGAACCCGGCCGGGGCGCACACCGGTCAGGCGGGGAGCACCGCCTCGATCGCCGCGCGGACCTCCGCGGCGTCGGGCTCGGTGGCGGGGCGGAACCGGCCGACGACCGAGCCGTCGGCCGCCAGCACGAACTTCTCGAAGTTCCACTGCACCGGCCCCGCCTCGCCCGCCGCGTCGGGTGCCCGGGTGAGCTCCCGGTAGAGCGGCGCGGCGCCCGCGCCGTTGACCTCCAGCTTCCCGGTCATCGGGAAGGTGACGCCGTAGGTGGCCGAGCAGAAGGTGCTGATCTCCTCGGCCGTGCCGGGCTCCTGACCGGCGAACTGGTTGCACGGCACGCCGACCACGGTGAAGCCGCGGGCGGCGTACTCCTGCTGCAGCGCCTCGAGCCGGCCGTACTGCGGGGTCAGCCCGCACCGGCTGGCCACGTTCACCACCAGCGCGGCGCGCCCGCCGGTGAGGTCGCCGAGCGTCGTCGGCTCGCCGTCCAGGGTGGTCAGGGGCAGGGCCAGCAGGTCGCTCACGGGGCTCCTCGGGGCAGGCGTAGGTGGGCTGGCTCAGTCCGCGGACTGATCGCCGAGGGACGAGAGGTCGTCGGGGACGTCGACGGCGTGGCTGCGCAGCGCCTCCAGCGGGATGACGTCCAGCGCCTTGGCGTTGGTCGCGGCGAGCACCACCCCGGTGGGCACGCCGGCCTGGAGGGCCTGCAGCCAGCGCACCGCGACGACGCACCACCGGTCGCCGGGCCGCAGCCCGGGGAAGTCGTACTCCGGCCGCGGGGTGCTCAGGTCGTTGCCCAGCTGGCGCTGCACCTCCAGGAACTCCGCGGAGACGACGGCGCAGACGGTGTGGCTGCCCAGGTCGTCGGGGCCGCTGCGGCAGGAACCGTCCCGGGTGAAGCCGGTCATCGGGTCGACGCCGCACGGTTCCAGCGGGCCACCCAGCACGTTCCGTTCCTCGCCGGGGGTCGCCATGCCCTGATCATCGCGCCGCGCCGCGCCCGGCGCCGGATGGATCGTGCACTTCCGGGTCGCGCGCGGCGGTCAGTACCGAGAGGGTGGGGGTGTGCGAGTACTGGTCACCGGGGCGTCGGGGTTCGTGGGCGGCCGGCTGGCGCCGGCCCTGGAGGAAGCGGGGCACGAGGTGCGGGCGATGACCCGCAACCCCGACCGGTACTCCGGCGCCGGGACGGCCGTGGCCGGGGACGTCGGCGACGAGGCCTCGCTGCGCACCGCGCTGGAGGGCTGCGACGCCGCCTACTACCTGGTGCACTCGCTGGACTCGGCCGACTTCCAGGAGCGCGACGCGAGGGCGGCCCGCTCCTTCGGCCGGGCCGCCGCGGACGCCGGGGTCCGCCGGATCGTCTACCTGGGCGGGCTCGGCGACGACTCCGACGACCTCTCCGCGCACCTGCGCAGCCGCCGCCAGGTCGAGCAGCTGCTCGCCGAGGGCGGCGTGCCGGTGACGGTGCTGCGGGCCGGGATCGTGGTCGGCCACGGCGGTGTCTCCTGGGAGATGACCCGGCAGCTGGTGGCGCACCTGCCGGCGATGATCACCCCGCGCTGGGTGCACACCCGGACCCAGCCGATCGCGGTGGCCGACGTCGTCCGGTACCTGGTCGGCGTGCTGGAGGCGCCGGAGGCCGAGGGCCGGGTGCTGGAGGTGGGCGGCCCGGAGGTGCTCGAGTACCTGGAGATGCTCACCCGGGTCGCGGAGATCCAGGGCCGGCGGCTGCTGATCGTGCCGGTGCCGCTGCTCAGCCCGCAGCTCTCCTCGCGCTGGCTGTCCCTGGTCACCAGCGTCGACCTGCAGACCGGCCGGTCGCTGATCGACTCGATGACCAACGAGGTGGTGGTCCGGGACGACGCGATCCGCCGGATCGTGCCGTTCGAACCGATGTCCTACGACGAGGCGGTGCTCACCGCGCTGGGCGAGCGCGCGGAGGCCCGGCGGGCCGCTCGCGCGGAGAAGGCCACCGCGGGGCGGGCCCGGTGACCCGCGACCGGCGCCGGCTCGGGGAGGCGCTGATCTCCGACGACGGGCTCAGCCGGCTGCTGGCCAAGGCGCCGTCCTGGCTGGTGGACAAGGTGCCGCGCGACCACCACGAGTCCGATGCCGCGTTCCGCCGGCGGCGGCGGGTGACCGCCGGGGTGTCGGTGGCCGGCGCCGGGCTGCTGGGCGTCTCGCTGTCGCAGAAGCCGGACTCCCCGTCGTTCTACGCGCTCACCCTCGGGGTGGCCGGCACCTGGGTCGCCGGCGGGCTGGCGTCCGGGCCGCTGCACCTGGGCTGGGTGCAGACGCCCAAGGCCACGCTGCGCCGGCCGCTGCTGACCCCCGTGGCGGGGGGAGCCGCGGCGTTCGGGCTGTTCTACGCCGCCGCGCTGGTGGCCAGGAGGATCCCGCCGCTGGCGGCCGCCGTGACCCGGGTGCTGCGGTACGCCCAGCAGGGCAACCCGGCGCTGGTCACCACCACGACGCTGGCCAACGGCCTGGCCGAGGAGGTCTTCTTCCGCGGGGCGCTGTACGCGGCGGTCGGCGTCGACCACCCGGTGCTGAAGTCCTCGGCGGTCTACACGCTGGCCACGGTGGCCACCCGCAACCCCGCGCTGGTGCTCGCCTCGGTGCCGATGGGCCTGCTGTTCGCCTTCCAGCGGCGGGTCACCGGCGGCATCCAGGCACCGGCGCTGACCCACCTGACCTGGTCGGTGCTGATGCTGCGCTACCTGCCGCCGCTGTTCGCCGACCGCCCGTCGATCGACGCACCGGTGCCCGCCGAGCCCTGAGGCTCAGCCGTCCAGGAACGCCACCAGGTCCTCGGCGGCCGACCGCTCGTCGTAGCCGTCGAGCTCGTCGGCGCTGTCCACCTCGAGCTGGACCAGGCCCCGGGCGTCCTCGTCCAGCAGCGCGGCCGTGAACCGGGTGCCGGCCGCCGGGTTGGTCGGGAAGACGGTGCGCACGACGACGACGGTCCGCCCGTCGACCTCGACCTCCTGCTCGGTCTGCTCGTTGCCCCGCTGCTCGACCGCGCCGGTGCCCTCGACGAGCTCCGCGAACAGGTCGTCGTCCGGGGCCTGCGCGACCACCACCTGCACCGGGGTCTCCTCGTACCACTCGCACAGCACCGCCGGCACGTCGCCGCCGAGCCGCACCACGCCGTGACCGGACACGTCGGAGACCTCCTCGCCGGCCAGCGTCACCTCGTCGCGCAGCGGGCACGGTCCGCCGCTCTCGACCAGCGCGGTCGACCCGATGCCCGGCTCGTCGGCCAGGGCCTCCTCGACGGCGGTGTACCAGCGCTCGGGCACGCCGGCCGCGGTGCGGTCCTCCGGCTCGCCCGAGCACGCGGTCGTGCCGACCAGCACGGCGAACGTCGTGGCGAGGGTCCTGCGGCGCATGGGCTTCCTCTCGTGGGCGCGGGGTGGTCAACGTACGGGCCGGCGGACGGCGGCCCTGCCGGGCGTCCCTGACCGCCCGCTCAAGCTCCTCCGTCCACCGGCCGATGCTGAACGGGAGAGGGCAGCAACCCACGCGGTCCTCAGCTGTGCCGGGCCACCACCCGGCTCGCACCCGCGAGGAGAACCACCTGTGCCCACCGCCACCGAGCCCCGGCCAGCAGTGCTGACGGCGGTCGACGAGGCCGCCCGCCTGCGCGCGCTGGAGATGCTCGACGTCCTGCGCAAGGGGCCCGAGGAGCGCTTCGACCGCATCACCCGGATGGCCCAGCAGCTCTTCGGTGTCTCCGCCGCCGCCGTCACGCTGGTCACCGACCGGGTGCAGGTGCACAAGTCCCAGCACGGTCCGATGGCCCTCGGTGACGGCCCGCGGGAGACGGCCTTCTGCGACCACACGATCCGCGACTCGGAGACCCTCGTCGTGGAGGACGCGACCGTCGACGAGCGGTTCGCCCACTACCCCTCCGTCGTGGGTTCACCGCACATCCGGTTCTACGCCGGGCACCCCCTCGTGGGCACGGGCGGGCACCGGGTCGGCGCGCTGTGCCTGGTCGACGAGAACCCGCGCTCCTTCGGGGAGGCCGAGCAGGCCCTCCTGGCGGAGCTCGCCTCCTGGGTGCAGCGCGAGCTCGACCGCACCGCCGAGCTGGACAGCGCCGCCCGGGTCCAGCAGGCCCTGCTGCCCCGCTGCGTCCCGGAGGTCGCCGGCTACGAGGTGGCCGGCATGTGCCTGCCCGCGGGCAGCGTGGGCGGCGACTTCTTCGACTGGTACCACGCCGCCGACGGCCAGCTCGTCCTGACGCTGGCCGACGTCATGGGGAAGGGGCTCCCGGCCTCGATCATCATGGCGACCGTGCGCGCGGTCATGCGCTCGACCACCCGCCACGCCGATCCCGGGCAGGCCCTCACCCAGGCCGCGCTCACCCTGCACGAGGACCTGGAGCGCACCGGGCGGATGGTCACCCTGTGCCACGCGCGGCTCGACCCGGAGCGCGGCGACCTGCACTACGCCGACGCCGGCCACGGCCTGATGCTGCTGGTGCGCGCCGACGGCTCGGCGCACCGGCCGCGCGGCGGCGGTCTGCCGCTGGGCGTGCTGGCCGACCAGACCTGGACCGAGGAGGTCGTCCACCTGGGGCCCGGTGACACCGCGCTGGCCTTCAGCGACGGGCTGCTCGACCTCTACGACGGCACGATGGACTCCCTCGACCAGATCGCCGAGGTCGTCCGGGACTGCGTCGACGCCACCCACCTGGTCGACCGGTTCACCGTCCTCGCCCGTCGCCTGGGCGTCCGGGTCGACGACGTCACCGTGGTGGCGATCAGGCGCACGGCGTGAGCCGGCACCGCGCCCTGCGCGCCGTCTCCCCCGTGCGGCGGTTCCTCATCCGGGTGCTCGTCGTGCTCACCGTCGTCAGCGGCACCAACTACCTGGTGTGGCGGTGGATGGAATCGATCAACTGGCAGCACTGGTGGATCGGCGTGCCGCTGGTGCTGGCCGAGACCTTCAGCCTGGTCGACGCCTTCCTGTTCGGGCTCACCACCTGGCGGATCCGGCAGCGCACCGACGCGCCGCCCGCCCCACCGGACGCGACCGTCGACGTCTTCGTCACCACCTACGACGAACCGGTCGACCTGGTCATGGCCACCGCCCTGGCCGCGCAGGCCATCCGGCACCCGCACCGCACGTGGGTGCTGGACGACGGAGCCCGCGCGGAGGTGCGCGCGGCCGCGGAGCAGGCGGGCATCGGGTACCTCACCCGCAGCACCGACTGGGCGGACCGCCCGCGGCACGCCAAGGCCGGCAACCTCAACAACGCGCTGCTGGTGACCGAGGGCGAGTTCCTGCTGGTCCTCGACGCCGACCAGGTGCCCTCGCCCGACATCCTGACCCGCACGCTGGGCTGGTTCGACGACCCCCGGGTCGCGCTGGTCCAGACCCCGCAGTGGTTCACCAACGTCGACGAGGCCGACGTCCTGGGCAGCCAGGCGCCGCTGTTCTACGGACCGATCCAGCAGGGCAAGGACGGCTGGAACGCCGCCTACTTCTGCGGGTCCAACGCGGTGGTGCGGCGCGAGGCCCTCATGCAGCTGGGGATCGTGGGCTACGTGCGCGACGTCGAGCGCGGCGTCGCCCGGGCGCTCCGGGCCGCCCGCTCGGTGGTGGCCGGTGCTCGCCGGGAGGCAGCGCAGCAGGGTCCGGCCGTGGTGGCCGCCCTGGACGCCGTCGACGTCGCCGTCGCCCGGGCCCGCACCGAGCTCGCGGCCGGGCAACCGGTCTCCGAGATCACCCACCGCTTCCAGCAGCGGGTCGACGACGCCGGCCGCGGCGTCGTCTCCGACGACCTGGCCCGGCTGCAGGCCGACCTGGCCGAGATCGAGGCGATCCCCTCGCCGGTCCGGGGCGGCTCGACCGCGACCCTCACCGATGACGTGGTGCTGACCCGCCTGGCGCACCGCTCGTGGTCACCGCTGGGCGCGCTGGAGTCGATCAAGGCGCTGGTCGCGGCCGTGGAGGTGGACCGGGCCGACGAGGCGCAGCCGGTCATGCCACTGGCGACCATCTCGGTCACCGAGGACATGGCCACGGCGATGCGGCTGCACGTGCTGGGCTGGCGCACCGTCTACCACCACGAGGTGCTCGCCCGCGGTCTCGCCCCGGAGAGCCTGGGCGCGATGCTGCAGCAGCGGCTGCGCTGGTCGCAGGGCACCCTGCAGGTGATGCTCAAGGAGAACCCGCTGGTGCAGCGGGGCCTCAGCGTGGGCCAGCGGCTGATGTACCTGGCCACCATGTGGAGCTACCTCGCCGGCTTCGCCGCCCTCGCCTTCCTGGCCGCGCCGGTGCTGTACCTGGTCGCCGGCGTGCAGCCCGTCGTCAGCTACGGCGACGAGTTCTGGCTCCACCTGGTGCCCTACCTCGTCGCCAGCCAGCTGCTGTTCCGCGCGGTGGGGCACGGCCTGCGGACCTGGCGCGGGCAGCAGTACAGCCTGGCGCTGTTCCCGCTGTGGATCCGGGCCTGCGTCACCGCGGTGGGCAACGTCTTCTTCTCCCGCGAGCTGGGCTTCGTCGTGACGCCCAAGACCGGTGGGGACAGCGGCCCGACCTGGCGGCTGATCCGGCCGCAGCTGGTCGCGATCACCGCGCTGGCCGTCGCCGCCGTGGTCGGCGTCGTCCGGCTGCACCAGGGGCTCGCCACCCCGGAGGGCACGTACGTCAACCTGGCCTGGGTCGCCTACGACCTGCTCGTCCTCAGCGTGGTGCTGCGGGCAGCGCGCTACCGGGGACCCCGGACGAACGAGAGGACCGGACGATGATCGAGCTGGACACGACGCAGGCCGCCGACGTGGCGGTCGTCCGCCCGCTGGGGCGGCTGACCATGGTGCACGCGGCAGACCTGCGCGAGGTGGTCAACGGGGCCGTCGAGGACGGCCGCACCCGCATCGTCGTCGACCTCGGCGACTGCGAGTTCATGGACTCCTCGGGCCTGGGCGCGGTGATCGGTGGGCTCAAGCAGGCCCGCCAGGCCGGCGGTGACCTGCGCATCGCAGCGCTGCAGCCCCAGGTCATGACCGTCCTGCAGCTCACCAACCTCGACCGGGTCCTCCGCCCGTACGGCAGCGTGGCCGAGGCACTCCGTGGTGACTGAGCCGCCGCACAGCATCTGCGGCCCGGCGGTGCCGGCATCGCTGGACCTCGTGCACTCGCTGCTGGCGGAGGTGTGGGCCAGCCACGACGACGTGCAGCCCGAGGACCGGATGCGCTTCGAGCTCGGCGTCACCGAGATCGCCGGCAACATCGTCGAGCACGCGGCGGCGCCGGCCCCCATCGACTTCCACCTCGGCGTGGAGGTCTTCGACGACCGCCTGGAGGCGCGGTTCCGCGACCCCGGTCGCCGGGTGGAGATCGACTTCGACCGGGCGACCATGCCCGACGCGATGGCCGAGTCGGGCCGGGGACTGGCGCTGGTGCTGGCCGTGGTCGACGAGCTCACCTACCGGCACGACGGCTCGGACAACCACTGGCTGGTCGTGCGCCGGCGCACCCCCGCCTGACCTGCACGCCCTGACCGCCGCGGTGGTCAGGGCGTGCAGTGCGGCAGGTCGTCGGCCCACCGCGCCCAGCCGGGCAGGTCGGCGGTGACGGCGCTGCGCAGCGCGGGTTCGCCGAGGGCCCGCCAGTCGACCTCGGCGTCGACCTCGGCCTCGTGCTTGTCCCACTCGAACCAGTTCACCATCGCCAGCTGCGGCAGCGCCCGGTGCAGCTCCGGGGACAGCACCTGCCGCCACCAGCCCTGCTTGACGGCCAGCTCGTCGGCGCCGCCACCCCCCGGCACGTACAGGGCCGCGGTCTCCGGGATGGCGACGGGCTTGCCGTACCCGACGCCGTAGACGCCGTGGAAGTCCGGCACGGCCCGGTCGTCGCCACCGAGGCCGGCGTACTCGCCGGTCAGCTGGGCCACCAGCTTCCCGGCCTCCGGCACCTCGTTCTCCCCCCACGGGGCGGTGTCGCCCCAGTGGTAGAGGGACATCCCCACCCAGTCGACGGCGTCGGTGCCGGGCCAGTACGGGGCGTAGGGGTCGTCGAGTGCCGTGACGGTGCCGTCCCCGTCGGTGTCCAGCGCCGCGGCGTCGGGGCTGCCCGCCGGGGCCTGGTGCGGGCCCCCGGTGAACGGGTACCCACCGCCGTAGTTCGGCGCCCACATCGTGGCCGAGCCCGGCGCGGTCGCGTGCACCGCCGTGGCCACCCTGCGGAACGCGGCGACGTAGGCGGCGGGCTGCTGCGCCCACGCGTACCAGGAGCCGTTCATCTCGTGGGCGAACCGGACGACCACCGGCACGCCGGCGCGGTTCCAGCCGTCCAGCCGCTCGGCCAGGTCGGCGGCGACCGCGTCGGTGACGGTCGCCAGGCCGCCGGACGGCTCGAGGGTCAGCAGCAGGACCCCGCCGTCGGCCCGCACCTGGTCGACCGCTCCGGCGACGTCCTGCAGGTCCTGGGCGGTCATCGGGAGGTCGGTGAAGCTGACCGCGACCGCTGGTCGGTGGCCCAGCGCGGCGCTGTACTCGGCCAGCGTCTGGTCGCCCCAGTCGACGTTCGCGCCGACGAGGACGCCGTCCGCCGGCACCAGCTCGCCGCGGGGCACCGGCACGCACTCCGCCGCTGCGTCGGCGGCCGCCTCCGACCCGGCGCACCCGGCCGTCGAGGCGACCAGCGCCACGCACAGCAGGACCGGCAGCGGGGGGGGGTCGCAGACGCACCGGACCACGATCGGTCACCGGCAGCCGCCGGCCCCCGCGACGCGCCGCGCAGCGGTCGGGAGTGGCAGGCTCGGAGCGTGAGCGCTGACACGGGGGGCGGACCGGAGGTCCTCTGGCGTCCGACGCCGGAGTCGATCGCGGCCAGCCGGCTGGGCCGCTTCGCCACCTGGGTGGCCGGACGCCGCGGGATCGACCTGGGCAGCCCGCCGGACTACGACGCGATCTGGCGCTGGTCGGTCGAGCACCTCGACCAGTTCTGGGCCGACGTCGCCACCTGGGCCGAC
This window encodes:
- a CDS encoding ATP-binding protein is translated as MTEPPHSICGPAVPASLDLVHSLLAEVWASHDDVQPEDRMRFELGVTEIAGNIVEHAAAPAPIDFHLGVEVFDDRLEARFRDPGRRVEIDFDRATMPDAMAESGRGLALVLAVVDELTYRHDGSDNHWLVVRRRTPA
- a CDS encoding CPBP family intramembrane glutamic endopeptidase — its product is MTRDRRRLGEALISDDGLSRLLAKAPSWLVDKVPRDHHESDAAFRRRRRVTAGVSVAGAGLLGVSLSQKPDSPSFYALTLGVAGTWVAGGLASGPLHLGWVQTPKATLRRPLLTPVAGGAAAFGLFYAAALVARRIPPLAAAVTRVLRYAQQGNPALVTTTTLANGLAEEVFFRGALYAAVGVDHPVLKSSAVYTLATVATRNPALVLASVPMGLLFAFQRRVTGGIQAPALTHLTWSVLMLRYLPPLFADRPSIDAPVPAEP
- a CDS encoding glycoside hydrolase family 26 protein, with protein sequence MALVASTAGCAGSEAAADAAAECVPVPRGELVPADGVLVGANVDWGDQTLAEYSAALGHRPAVAVSFTDLPMTAQDLQDVAGAVDQVRADGGVLLLTLEPSGGLATVTDAVAADLAERLDGWNRAGVPVVVRFAHEMNGSWYAWAQQPAAYVAAFRRVATAVHATAPGSATMWAPNYGGGYPFTGGPHQAPAGSPDAAALDTDGDGTVTALDDPYAPYWPGTDAVDWVGMSLYHWGDTAPWGENEVPEAGKLVAQLTGEYAGLGGDDRAVPDFHGVYGVGYGKPVAIPETAALYVPGGGGADELAVKQGWWRQVLSPELHRALPQLAMVNWFEWDKHEAEVDAEVDWRALGEPALRSAVTADLPGWARWADDLPHCTP
- a CDS encoding PP2C family protein-serine/threonine phosphatase — its product is MPTATEPRPAVLTAVDEAARLRALEMLDVLRKGPEERFDRITRMAQQLFGVSAAAVTLVTDRVQVHKSQHGPMALGDGPRETAFCDHTIRDSETLVVEDATVDERFAHYPSVVGSPHIRFYAGHPLVGTGGHRVGALCLVDENPRSFGEAEQALLAELASWVQRELDRTAELDSAARVQQALLPRCVPEVAGYEVAGMCLPAGSVGGDFFDWYHAADGQLVLTLADVMGKGLPASIIMATVRAVMRSTTRHADPGQALTQAALTLHEDLERTGRMVTLCHARLDPERGDLHYADAGHGLMLLVRADGSAHRPRGGGLPLGVLADQTWTEEVVHLGPGDTALAFSDGLLDLYDGTMDSLDQIAEVVRDCVDATHLVDRFTVLARRLGVRVDDVTVVAIRRTA
- a CDS encoding DUF2510 domain-containing protein, with protein sequence MTTTPAGWYPDPAGSGGQRWWDGASWGDQVQPAQQPVAAPGQPWDAAPAQPWGAAQPTGQPTGQQWGAGATGSQPWTPAAEPAGPQSFVKRNTASLIALGLVLVCVLIAATTDYIVFAFIPAIVAVQAVQKKEPLAWPALGIGIALVIWRFIA
- a CDS encoding NAD(P)H-binding protein yields the protein MRVLVTGASGFVGGRLAPALEEAGHEVRAMTRNPDRYSGAGTAVAGDVGDEASLRTALEGCDAAYYLVHSLDSADFQERDARAARSFGRAAADAGVRRIVYLGGLGDDSDDLSAHLRSRRQVEQLLAEGGVPVTVLRAGIVVGHGGVSWEMTRQLVAHLPAMITPRWVHTRTQPIAVADVVRYLVGVLEAPEAEGRVLEVGGPEVLEYLEMLTRVAEIQGRRLLIVPVPLLSPQLSSRWLSLVTSVDLQTGRSLIDSMTNEVVVRDDAIRRIVPFEPMSYDEAVLTALGERAEARRAARAEKATAGRAR
- a CDS encoding glutathione peroxidase, which produces MSDLLALPLTTLDGEPTTLGDLTGGRAALVVNVASRCGLTPQYGRLEALQQEYAARGFTVVGVPCNQFAGQEPGTAEEISTFCSATYGVTFPMTGKLEVNGAGAAPLYRELTRAPDAAGEAGPVQWNFEKFVLAADGSVVGRFRPATEPDAAEVRAAIEAVLPA
- a CDS encoding VOC family protein, giving the protein MRHIFVNLPVTDLARAKAFYGGLGFAFNEQFSDERTASVVIEENIVVMLLTRDRFADFVPGTVGDPAQATSVLNGLSASSREEVDELHARAIASGGKPWQPAQDHGFMYGTSFTDPDGNVWEAIWMDPAAVAG
- a CDS encoding STAS domain-containing protein: MIELDTTQAADVAVVRPLGRLTMVHAADLREVVNGAVEDGRTRIVVDLGDCEFMDSSGLGAVIGGLKQARQAGGDLRIAALQPQVMTVLQLTNLDRVLRPYGSVAEALRGD
- a CDS encoding glycosyltransferase family 2 protein, translating into MSRHRALRAVSPVRRFLIRVLVVLTVVSGTNYLVWRWMESINWQHWWIGVPLVLAETFSLVDAFLFGLTTWRIRQRTDAPPAPPDATVDVFVTTYDEPVDLVMATALAAQAIRHPHRTWVLDDGARAEVRAAAEQAGIGYLTRSTDWADRPRHAKAGNLNNALLVTEGEFLLVLDADQVPSPDILTRTLGWFDDPRVALVQTPQWFTNVDEADVLGSQAPLFYGPIQQGKDGWNAAYFCGSNAVVRREALMQLGIVGYVRDVERGVARALRAARSVVAGARREAAQQGPAVVAALDAVDVAVARARTELAAGQPVSEITHRFQQRVDDAGRGVVSDDLARLQADLAEIEAIPSPVRGGSTATLTDDVVLTRLAHRSWSPLGALESIKALVAAVEVDRADEAQPVMPLATISVTEDMATAMRLHVLGWRTVYHHEVLARGLAPESLGAMLQQRLRWSQGTLQVMLKENPLVQRGLSVGQRLMYLATMWSYLAGFAALAFLAAPVLYLVAGVQPVVSYGDEFWLHLVPYLVASQLLFRAVGHGLRTWRGQQYSLALFPLWIRACVTAVGNVFFSRELGFVVTPKTGGDSGPTWRLIRPQLVAITALAVAAVVGVVRLHQGLATPEGTYVNLAWVAYDLLVLSVVLRAARYRGPRTNERTGR
- a CDS encoding DUF2237 family protein — its product is MATPGEERNVLGGPLEPCGVDPMTGFTRDGSCRSGPDDLGSHTVCAVVSAEFLEVQRQLGNDLSTPRPEYDFPGLRPGDRWCVVAVRWLQALQAGVPTGVVLAATNAKALDVIPLEALRSHAVDVPDDLSSLGDQSAD
- a CDS encoding nuclear transport factor 2 family protein, with the translated sequence MTDRPPLPPFTAATAAQKVQAAEDAWNSRDPGRVSLAYTEDSVWRNRDTFVTGRAEIVAFLTAKWERELDYVLRKSLWAFTDDRIAVRFQYEWHDPAGQWTRSYGNELWEFDGHGLMRRREASIDDVLITAAERRLTGPREPGEPDIPLR